One window from the genome of Alistipes sp. ZOR0009 encodes:
- a CDS encoding SprT-like domain-containing protein yields MQAACCTKAACILAKLQGKTNTSIYDPSTVVGKLLKDYWGRNGFDCKFIVSDTVSPNRKAWARYEEGSNKATIIISKDYMNNATTLQMANTIIHEAIHAYIFAELVLLDPLSYPLKNNKGVYLSLDLDFASNWDLFCGTNQHEYMAKYSNTMEIGLKEFISRNDLGQTFTDEELRYMSWSGLTGTDAYVKNAKNDPTFSTKVHEVLNKMIVVSKECN; encoded by the coding sequence ATGCAGGCAGCCTGTTGTACGAAAGCTGCCTGCATTTTGGCGAAGCTGCAGGGAAAGACGAATACCTCGATATACGACCCTAGCACGGTGGTGGGGAAGCTGCTTAAGGACTACTGGGGGCGAAATGGTTTTGACTGCAAATTCATTGTGTCTGATACTGTTTCTCCTAATCGTAAAGCATGGGCTCGTTATGAAGAAGGTTCTAATAAAGCTACAATAATAATTTCTAAAGATTATATGAATAATGCGACAACTCTTCAAATGGCCAATACTATAATTCATGAAGCCATTCATGCATATATTTTTGCTGAATTGGTACTTTTAGATCCGCTTAGCTACCCTTTAAAAAATAATAAAGGGGTATATCTGTCTCTAGATTTAGATTTTGCCTCTAACTGGGATTTATTCTGTGGAACTAATCAGCATGAATATATGGCAAAGTATTCTAATACTATGGAAATAGGTTTAAAAGAGTTTATTTCACGAAATGATCTAGGTCAGACGTTTACAGATGAGGAATTAAGGTATATGTCTTGGTCTGGTTTGACAGGAACAGATGCATATGTAAAAAATGCAAAAAATGATCCGACTTTTTCGACGAAAGTTCACGAAGTTT